The Rhinatrema bivittatum chromosome 10, aRhiBiv1.1, whole genome shotgun sequence DNA segment CAGGCACAGTGTCTGCAAGGAGAGGctcagaataaataaatacaaatgggTGCCATCATCAAACCTGAATCTCCTGCAGGGCAGCCTCCTGGCTTGCCTCACACATGGACTTTGAGGGAACAGTGTTGTGTTATATCAAGCAGCCTGATGCAGATCTCTATGATTGCAGTTTCAGTGGGGCATGGTAAGAGTGGAGGGGTGGGTCACAGTTTGTTAGGTTTATAGAAGCATTTATGATTTTGggtaattgttttattttcttattatgtgtgatttttttttacctgtgttgTTTGATTGCTTATTTATTATgctattattttaaattgctttGAATGCTGAACAGATTAAGGCTCTTTAGTTCGGAGAAGAGCCAAGCGAGAGGGGATAtgactgagatttataaaatcatgagtggagtggcaCGGTTATGTATCCTTTCAGATAGCACTAGGACtatggacactccatgaaactagaaaCCGACAGGTTAAAAACAACTCGTAGGAAGTATTTTTGCACTCAGCTCATGCTCAGGctatggaatgtgttgccagaggacgtggtcaaggcaagtAACATAGcgggggttcaaaagaggattggacaagttcctgaagggaaAGGCCCATAGACAgttattattagccaggtagcctTAGGAAAGTCAGCGCTcacccctgggagtgagatacaaggaaTAGAGCAACTATTGGGGATGTGCCAGGTACCCGTGACCCGGCccggccactgtcagagacaggatgctgggctccgtggaccttggtctgacttgGCTCTTTCCTATGTTCTTAAGCGTCACAGAAGTGATaaataagttttaaataaatattacacgTAAGGCCAGAATTATCCTCCAGTGCCCAGCAATGGTCCTGGTGGACTTTTGTAGCACTGCTTTAAGGATTCCCTGCACTGTCTCTTGCAGACTGCTCATGATGCTGCTCCCAGCCAGTTAATACTGTACCACTACCGTGAGCTGCAGGAGGAGAAGGGCATCGTATTGATGACAGCAGAAATGGACTCCAGCTTTCTGGTAAAGCCTACAGGTTTTGTACTGCTGCCTTGCAGCCTTGCCTCCCAGTTACTGTTGCTTGGCAGCTGCCGTCACTTCTCAGTgccgggattagaactgaggcataggAAGAGGAGAATTTAAAACTCATGTGCTGGGCTGTCTCCTGAATTAACATCCAGTGCTCGTCCCTCTAAACCAGGTCTCGCTGAActaatttttaaatgaaatgtttaattttgaaaatgcagagATGCAGGCTTAGCCTGCCGGCTCCAGTATCCACAGAATTTTCTTTTAGGATGCGCACTGAGTATTGTATGTCAGAGGTTTTGCTTAGCACCTGCTGCTACAAAAGAAGAATTTTAGGTAGTAGTGAGTCAAAGTGGTGTAGCAGTTTTAAGATAAGAGAATTAATAAGCATCGTTGTTAAGATTTTCTGTCCATCTCAGCTCGCTCTCCTTTGTGGTGTTGAGTATAGGAAGGGAAGCTCAGTGTTACATCATGGTGGGTGCAGGAAGGGTGTAGTGCAGTGTAGTCTCGTGTTGTGTCATGCACACAAAGGGAGGAGGTGTCACATCGTGGTGGGTGTAGGCAGGAGGGGCACTGAGCTACATCAGGGTGGGTGCAGGAAGGGGAGATGCAGTGTTTGCACTGGTGTGAAGCTGTGATTGCTTCTCTAACTTCAGCCTCACCTCTGCATGTCTGTTTGTTTATTTCTAACCTGTAGTGGCAAAAGAGGTCTCATTTTTCTAGTCTGGTTTTACTCTCGCAGAATGTTCTGGAAGCACAGTGTTTAGCCAATCAGGTGCAGCTCTTCTATGCCACTCGCCGACCAGAGACCTACAAACTGGTAGAGACGTTTAACCACAGCCCTAACGAATTTAAGTACATGACGGTGATCTCGGAGCTGGAGCAGAGCGGTCTTGGGAAGGAGCTGAGATTCAGACATAGCACTGCCGATGACCAGCAGCAGCCCTGAGGTTCAGGTGGCTGAAACAGAGAGTGGAAACAGCCCCCTCCTTTGTCATGGGTGAGAACTTACTGGCCTATTGCTCCGGTGGTGCAGGCTGACCCTGACTGTGGTTCCTGATGTATTTATTATTGATCAAGCAGTCTGCGCATTTCAAAACCACCAGCCCAGAGTTGCTGTGTACAGGCCTGTTGTGCTTTGACGGTGCTGGGCCCATGATCCCCCATGACCCACTGTTACTGTAGTCATGGTTGAAGCTGTGCTGAGACTGGGGGTCttgtatgcatttgcatttttaaatccCCTTGTAACAAACGCACGGGGAGATCAGTGTGTGCCATCTCATGAATTGTGATGTTGAAATTCTGAACAGTGTCGGCTCGTCAGAGACGCATGAAACGTGCATTTCACAATACTTGTACCGGTGTTTACGGTCACGGGTGTAGTTGCCCCTACCATTCTGGTACTGTTCCTCAGAACTGAAACAGCAGGAGCTGCAGGTTTTGCTGTCCTTCCTTTCACGGGAGAGATTATCTATCCAGCCAGGCACCGCAGAGCAGGGGAGCACTTCAGCACAGCGGCTGCCTACTTAACAGCCCTGCACTTGGGCGTCAGCTGTTCCCCAACTGGATTCTTTAGCCAGACACCTGTGGAATGCAGCACGTTTGCCTTGCAGCAGATTAAAATGACTTCAGGCAAAGGATGAGGTCATCAGTGGGGGACAATGTGGTGGATTTTTAAGGGAGCCAGAGTTTGGGGATGCAGACATATATTCTTTTCAGAATTGAAGCCGTATAACCTGGAGGAGCAGTCGCCCTCCTTTCTTGACTGTGTTCTGACTTTTTCGGTCTTGTTCCTACATTGCCGTACCTTGTTCATGTAATTTAGCAGTTCTGAGAATAAAAGATGTGCACTTTTATTACCTCATTCCCTCATTTATTTTTGAAGCTCCTGTCTCGggtgttctctctccctcttatcTGCTTTTGTAGTCTCGGTGCAGCCAGAGGGCATTAgggcagttttttttcttttttttaagcaaCATCAATATTGGCCCAGCTCCCCCTGCACAAAACTGTCAGAGCTTTGCAACAGTTTCATGGCTGTTGACCTTGACTTTGCTTGGAAGCTTGATGCGGCcgtactgctgctctgtgcgtgttGGGTTTTGCCTTCTCCGTGTGAGAACATAGGTCGGCTGCGGCCAGCGCTGGGCTAATGTTTAGGagatgcacaatgaatatgcatgagataggtttgcatacaacggagtcagtgcatgcaaacctatctcatgcatgttcgttattgatatcctgaaagccaggcctatttgtggctctcaagtGCTGGGAGTGAATATCGCTGCTCTACCTAGTGCAAcccccagattccctcccccacTTCCCTTTGCCTCGGTGCTAGGGTCCTCTCACTGCTTTGGTTGCCGGCAgacgtccaccaccctctcagtataGAAGGATCTTCTCAGAGCAGCACAGTCGCATCCCCACTCTTCCTGCATCCAGAGCAGCTAAGTAGGAAGAACAGGAAACACCCATTTTGCtccagaaaaaaatttttttgcttaaagcgcgtatttatttattttgatgttttacCTGTCCTACCAAAAATTGCCCAGAATGGGATACAGTCTAACACTTACAATAGAATACATTTACTTAAATAAGGATGTTTAAAGTACTGACTGAATTATTTTAAAGGCTTTGTTTTTCCAACCATCGTGGCGCTGTGGATGGAGGGCAGTGCATAAAGTGGAGCCATTCTGTACAGAGAGAAGGGCAGCGTCTTCTGTCAGGACCCCGGCCGGCTGTCACAGATTTCCCACTGCAGTGAATGGAAGGCGGCGCATGGCGGGAGGATCAGACCCCATGGCCGCTGTCAGTCTTTGGATTACCTGCAGTCCTTACCCTTCGTGTCCCAAGGCTGGGTCGCTGCTCAGCTTTATAAAAGCCTCCCCGGAGGGGGGGCCATGGCCGTGGCAGTCACAACATAGCAGGGGGACTTGGCAGCAAGGAGGGGtcccttcctctgcactcaggcaggccaatccacagcGGTGGCGTTAcacactcctaccagcagatggagacagagtacaGCTTACTGACGTCACTGACCTATAGAGCTGCCTCAACATCAGCCCGCTGGTActctccgtctccagcaggtggcggacgtgcatctcccttgtggggatTGCttgcagtaaaaataaataaatagaagattAGAAGAGGATTCAGACGCACCActtgagctcctgaggtgacacccGTTTggttccctccctcagttgagcactttaaggggccgatgcaatatcatgagCGGAAAACAAACGTGCGACCAACTATGATGCGCGCTTTTTGAATGCGCACACATCCCCTCTCGGCACGCGATCTAATATTCTAATGAGCTGGTGCGCTAAAAGGGATGCGCAATAAATAATTTGCACGTCCATGCCGTAAGAGtgtccaggagaagtggctgtgtgctggttagggaaacggacgctcaattttctgAGCACAGCcccgggttaggaaaatggacactcgtaaattgagcctaccttttcctaacctgaatcctgtcaagcttttttttcttgttgcaacTTTTGGTGGATCTTCCTGCGTAgtattgcaacaatattaagtacgAGGAaccacaaaaacattttttattttttttgcttttctgagcagGGCTTGGGGTGCCAGAAAACCCAAACTCTGgactggcattaatttctgagcattaaAATATGCGCGTCGGcagcacatttttatttaattcggggtactagctaatagcctcgtcaACGTGGCATTTGTGCCGGTATGGAtacacgttttggacgcgctaatcctgAGATTGCAGTGGGAGTATGTCTAGCGCATCCAACCACTCGTGTAGCAGCGCGCAGAGCTCAgcgcccgatattgcatcggcccttaaGTCTGGAAGCCTGACCaggcatacatttaaaaaaaaaaaaaaaaaacaacaaagctgAAAAGTGGATGAGGGAATGCTTGATGATGAAAACTTGTGCTCTCTCCCCTGTAGCCGGTGAGCTAATCGTGCTGTCAGCCAGAGAGGGCTGagcttcatatttatttattatagataATCCAGTCAGGGTAGCATTGCCACTCCCGTTAAGCAAAGTCCCCACTGTTCCCTGCCTCCGTTTTAAGTGCTGTAAGTAGAGCTGAGCTTTCAGCTTTCTTTTGTTCCCCCTCCACCCAACGCGTTTTACTAAATGTTTTCCATTGTCTCCTGCCACCTCCCTGCAGGGAGGCAGTGATGCTTCATAGGAATGGTTCCTCTGCATTCTCAGCAGAGTTTAACAGACAGCACCAAGGCAAGCTTTGAAAGGCTACTTTAGGGATTTACCAAATTTGGATTTgctttttgggggagggagatttaaaGGTTTTGGAGCCGACTGTATTAAACCAGTGCATCTGTCAGACCCACTTGAACAAAACTAAGGCAGATTCTGAAATGATCCGTGATTTCATGAAGGAATAGGATGAAAAGCCTCACAAGCTGCAGTGATTTGGGGTAAGTAGCTTCTCAGCCTTTTTGGCTAAGATCCTAGCACAGGGTCTGAGCTATGAGCCGAGGCTGAGATTGCGATCCTGTTGAACATTGTGGCGGTTTGACCTGCCACCCAGCTGTAGGGACAGGACAGTGCTAACGACTGCTGTCAAACCCTGATCAAAGCTGCTCCTGCAAAATATAAATTAAGCTTCCTGCTTTGGTTTCCTTTTCTGAGAGAGAAAGATGTCTGAAGGACAAAAGTGGAATACCTGCCAATGACGGAGATTGCTGGAGCTTAGCTGTTCCCAAGTAGGAAAGACATGATATTAATTATCACTGAGGCATGCAAAGGAAATGTGGcgagagcagggcttcccaaacctattctAGTGACCCTACAGGCAGTTGTGTTTTctggatatccccaatgaatatacatgagagatttTTGCATTTACTGGGCATCTCTATTCactgtaaatatcctgaaaatctgactggttgtgGAGTCATTTGGTGTGGGTTTGATCATCCCTGATGATAGCATCAGGGTGCCAGGCCGCTGTTTGGAAAAACACCGAGGCAGGAGTAGGCTGGATCCCCAGGTACCTGGCCAGGAATCAAGATCTGCCTGATCAGCCATTTCCCTTTCAAGTTGAGGTTTTCGGTTTTGGTGGCTGGCAGGATTCAGCCTGTGATGAACAAAGGCAGGAAGACTGCAGGGAACAGAAAAGTGCCCACGACAAAACACGGAAAGACAGATGGGACTGCAGCAACGGGCCAACGGCAAACACACAGACAAAGTAGGGAGCCCAGGTACAAAATCAGATAGGAACAAGAGCAAAGATAGGCGACCCCAGCTAATTCCCAAGGTGAAGCGGGGAAGTAACACTGCTCCCCCTAAGccatgagcataagaacatgccatactgggtcagaccaagggtccatgaagcccagcatcctgtttccagcagtggccaatccaggccataagaacctggcaagtacccaaaaactaagtctattccatgtaaccattgctaatggcagtggctattctctaagtgaacttaatggcaggtaatggacttctcctccaagaacttatccaatccttttttaaacacagctatactaactgcactaaccacatcctctggcaacaaattccagagtttaattgtgcgttgggtaaaaaagaactttctccgattagttttaaatgtgccccatgctaacttcatggagtgccccctagtctttcactatccaaaagagtaaataaccgattcacatctacccgttctagacctctcatgattttaaacacctctatcatatcccccctcagtcgtctcttctccaagctgaaaagtcctaacctctttagtctttcctcataggggagttgttccattccccttatcattttggtagcccttctctgtaccttctccatcgcaattatatcttttttgagatgcggcgaccagaattgtacacagtattcaaggtgtggtctcaccatggagcgatacagaggcattatgacattttctgttttattcaccattccctctctAATacttcccagcattctgtttgcttttttgactgctgcaacccTGAACAGCTTTTCCCTCCAAGCACAAGAAAGTTAgcaggccgtggtggagctcatcccaccatggcccaaactGAAAGGAGAGAAATGCTGTGGGCTGCCACCACACCCTGGGCTAGCGGAGCCCAAGTGAGTAAATGCAGTTGCAGCTTTGGGCCGCTGCCTGAGCTCAGGATGATGGCGCTAAAGTTAAATAAAAGGAGATCCAGCGGGGCCTAAGTGAAAAAAATAGAGATGTGCCTGCGGGCCATTGCCAGAGCAAAACAATAGATGGtttcagctgctgccaccaccaaagCCCAGCCTGGTGGGGCCCAAGTGAAAAAAGGAATGGCGGTGGGCTGTTACCGGAGCCCAAGCCAGTGGGATGAAGAATGAGCAGGGGCAcaattgcatgagagagagattgggagtctgcttgagtatgagagagagattgggagtctgcttgtgtatgagagagagattgggagtctgtgtatgagagagagattgggagtctgcttgagtatgagagagagattgggagtctgcttgtgtatgagagagagattgggagtctgtgtatgagagagagattgggagtctgCTTGTGCGTGTGCTTAtgagaaagagattgggagcctgcttgtgcgtGTGCCTGTGAGGGAGAGATCGGGAGCCTGCTTGTgcgtgtgtctgtgagggagagatcGGGAGCCTGCTTGTGCGCGTGCCTGTGAGGGAGAGATCGGGAGTCTGCTTGTGCGCGTGCCTGTGAGGGAGAGATCGGGAGTCTGCTTGTGcgcgtgcctgtgagagagagatcggGAGTCTGCTTGTGcgcgtgcctgtgagagagagatcggGAGTATGCTTGTGcgcgtgcctgtgagagagagatcggGAGTCTGCTTGTGcgcgtgcctgtgagagagagatcggGAGTCTGCTTGTGCGCGTGCCTGTGAGAGGGAGATCGGGAGCCTGCTTGTGcgcgtgcctgtgagagagagatcgggagcctgcttgtgcgtgtgcctgtgagagagagatcggGAGTCTGCTTGTGcgcgtgcctgtgagagagagatcggGAGTCTGCTTGTGcgcgtgcctgtgagagagagatcggGAGTCTGCTTGTGcgcgtgcctgtgagagagagatcaggAGTCTGCTTGTGCGTGTGCCTGTctgagagagattgagagcctgctGGTAATTGTCGAAACAGACTTCCAGCTTTAAAGAGAATACTGCTTCAAATTCTAGCTGATTTGTGGCCTACTGTGGTCCTGTTTTACCCAGCAAGACAGCCTGATTCAGACCCTAAGCGATGAGGAGGGCTCGTGTATGTCAGTTGttagcagatttatttatttatttagaacttttctataccgactttccaataacagaattactgatcaattcggtttacattctgaaccatagcagtgacaagtaaatgtcttacaaagaacaggtagaagtaacttggaaataaatatatggggttattAACATAAAAGTacaatatatggggttaataacaataAATCTGTTATTAACCccaatatatggggttaataacagaTCCCTCATGCCCCGCAGTGGGACAGGACCTGTTCCCGTTACTGACTTCTCTGCATCCTCTGCGGCAGTGGGAAGTGTTCTGCAGGAGAAGATACAAAGCCAAGGGGGTTCTCCAGCTGTGAGTCATTCAGAAAACTGATGACTGAACTCCATGACGTTTCTAACAGCCATAATAGATCCATCTGCCTGATTTCCTCATCTAATAAGCATCAGAATTTTACAGTGCAGTTCTTTGGAAGAATTTACTCTTATTCCTGTGCAATTAATTCTTATTTGTGAAGTAGTGCTACCTCCTCTAGCAGCAGGGTAGGTCACCTTCACTCCCAGACGCAAAGATTTGGCCGATCCTCATCTGGATCTGAAAGAGGGTCAGCAGAGAGGTATCAAGCACTCCAAAGTCAGGGCTTTGTCCCTGGTTACTAACCACCtatcatagtaacacagtaatgatggcagaaaaggaccaaatggtcaatccagtctgtccagcaggCTTCCCATAGTAATATCTGCAgcaccatgcaggttatccccaagccttatgatgaGGGTACtgatatttacaataaaaaacaagCAGCTGTcgaacccataaaaaattactgctagcaacatttttactgggtgaggaagttcttgataattcaggcagtgctgcttgacttgctttgcatttggacttggctgtagaagccgtcctgtgctttttcccttatgtctgtgtatcagtgcCCCAGATCATAGAAGTCGGGACCCAgattgattgttgtctgaatccagttcccccttccccatcccaccCTTGCCATCAAAATGGAAAGTGATATTGCAATTgcgtcaaaagtatcaaggcttattggttaagggtggtatccccatgccttttgttaagggtggtaactgctgctccgtgcaggttacccccatgtttatcagtaactcagactgtaaaagtcaggacctgcattggttgtcatctgaatccaataccCCTCCACCCCggccgtcaaagcagagagcgatgttgcagttgcttcaaaagtatcaaggcttactggttgagggtagtaatcccctcaccgtgcaggttaccctcatgcactcctaagcctttaggaatccacaatgtttatcccatgcccctttgaattcttttactgtttttgtcttcaccaccctctccggaagagcattccaggcctccatcaccctctctgtgaagaaatatttcctgacgttggttctgagtcgtcctcactggagttttattttgtgacccctagttctactgtttcctttccaactaaaatgttcaaagtttgtgcatcattaaaacctttcaggtatctgaaggtctgtatcctatctcccctgcacctcctctcctccagggtgtacatattcagatccttcaacctctcctcattaGACTTCCAATGCTgatccctcaccattttggtcgcccttctctggaccgcctctatcttgtctttatcctttttgagatacgggcaccagtactgaacactgtactccaggtgaggcctcaccaaggacctgtacaagggcaggGCACTATAACCTCCTTTTTTTctcactggttattcctctctctatgtagcccagcctCCTTATGtctttagctattgctttgtcacaCTGCCACCTtcaggtccctctcttggtccatgcagatcagtctttcacccctcatcacatgcagctcttttggattaccgcatcccagatgcaggactctgcacttcttggcattgaatcccagctgccaaatcttcaaccacaccttgagctttcttaggacacttctcattctctctactccttcaggcgtgttcactctgttgcagatcctaGGATCATCCACAGATTTCAACTCACCTTAGTCGGTTTCTCCCTCTCAAAGGCTTCCATGTTAAATAAGTGTAGTGTTAAGAGTTGGACAATTCAGAAAACTAATCAGGTGACAGTAGAAAAGATTTTATAGACTATTCATCCTTTCGAGGAAGAAGAATGTAGTTTCGGGTGGTATCCTTGATTAAAAATGGCACAGGGAAGCTAATAGCACAGCTGACTCTTTGGCATTATTAAAGTGTGTACCTGTTATGCAACGTAAAAGATTCCCCTGGTCCACAGATAATGTTTTGAACCTGAAAGGTCAGACAAGGTGCCTGGCGTGCTCTTGGTTT contains these protein-coding regions:
- the ATPAF1 gene encoding ATP synthase mitochondrial F1 complex assembly factor 1 isoform X3 gives rise to the protein MVKHKTTEEIKEIWKQYFSRRDTVCAVIPGEAFDLMWDRAKVSPSFLYAVPRREGYEFFVGQWCGLELHFTAVINIQTAHDAAPSQLILYHYRELQEEKGIVLMTAEMDSSFLNVLEAQCLANQVQLFYATRRPETYKLVETFNHSPNEFKYMTVISELEQSGLGKELRFRHSTADDQQQP